In one Streptomyces sp. NBC_01288 genomic region, the following are encoded:
- a CDS encoding alcohol dehydrogenase catalytic domain-containing protein, with the protein MRAVRYDRCGPPGVLRVDEVPTPSPGPGEVHAASVDAGEIAFRAGRLRWMTPAGFPRRLGGDFAGRVVEVRAGVSVWQAGDAVWGLMPHLTFGAIADYVAVPERCLSRAPKNLSLLDAAALPVSGTTALTALTALTDKARLAPGERLLVRGPATTRRPTGSLNWPGLSRRGDVGSGVVWGRSAPRGGVRKCDTRGESVTLLWGGCRVGWVGGLVSAASP; encoded by the coding sequence ATGCGCGCTGTGCGGTACGACCGTTGTGGCCCGCCCGGGGTGCTGCGCGTCGACGAGGTGCCCACGCCGAGTCCCGGGCCGGGGGAGGTGCACGCCGCGAGTGTGGACGCGGGGGAGATCGCCTTCCGGGCAGGCAGGTTGCGCTGGATGACTCCCGCGGGCTTCCCCCGTCGCCTGGGCGGCGACTTCGCCGGCCGGGTCGTGGAGGTGCGGGCCGGGGTGAGCGTGTGGCAGGCCGGGGACGCGGTGTGGGGACTCATGCCGCACCTCACCTTCGGGGCGATCGCCGACTACGTCGCCGTACCCGAGCGGTGCCTTTCCCGTGCGCCGAAGAACCTGAGCCTGCTCGACGCCGCCGCGCTTCCGGTGTCGGGCACGACCGCGCTGACCGCGCTGACCGCGCTGACGGACAAGGCTCGACTCGCACCCGGTGAGCGGCTGTTGGTCCGGGGTCCAGCAACGACCCGTCGGCCGACCGGATCGCTGAACTGGCCCGGGCTGTCGAGGCGGGGGGATGTGGGGTCGGGGGTGGTGTGGGGACGCTCGGCGCCGAGGGGTGGGGTGCGGAAATGTGACACTCGGGGGGAAAGTGTCACGCTTCTGTGGGGAGGGTGTCGGGTGGGGTGGGTCGGGGGGTTGGTCAGTGCAGCGTCGCCGTGA
- a CDS encoding Uma2 family endonuclease, with product MSAEPIMEPVMTQQDPIDLLIAIEEASTTPIRPEYVEGMAIVPPAPNDNHNDGAFELSFQFRAAGHRLVGMGNGYRAAHKDGTTTALLIPDFYVRRRRPSELDDSYLKAHRGWYPIDMIALVGELTSTNHETDTGPKLRTYAAAGVPVFVLINRTTKTAHCYTAPVLPGDDPKEAYYDAESKVGLGNPLVLPAPYPTLDTAPFLES from the coding sequence ATGAGCGCCGAACCCATCATGGAGCCGGTCATGACGCAGCAGGACCCCATCGATCTGCTGATCGCGATCGAGGAGGCGTCGACGACGCCGATTCGACCCGAGTACGTCGAGGGGATGGCCATCGTGCCACCGGCACCGAACGACAATCACAACGACGGCGCTTTCGAGCTGTCCTTCCAGTTCCGCGCCGCCGGACACCGCCTCGTGGGCATGGGCAACGGCTACCGCGCAGCCCACAAGGACGGCACCACGACGGCCCTGCTCATCCCGGACTTCTACGTCCGCCGCCGCAGGCCGAGCGAACTCGACGACTCATACCTGAAGGCCCACAGGGGCTGGTACCCCATCGACATGATCGCCCTGGTCGGCGAGCTCACGTCCACCAACCACGAGACGGACACCGGCCCGAAGCTCCGCACCTACGCCGCCGCAGGAGTCCCGGTCTTCGTCCTGATCAACCGCACCACGAAGACGGCCCACTGCTACACCGCCCCCGTCCTCCCCGGCGACGACCCCAAAGAGGCGTACTACGACGCCGAGTCGAAGGTCGGCCTGGGCAATCCCCTCGTCCTCCCGGCCCCGTACCCCACCCTGGACACGGCACCCTTCCTGGAGAGCTGA
- a CDS encoding ATP-binding cassette domain-containing protein, translated as MTLELSNCTYGYRRWKPPVLRNFSYTLPDGLTVLLGPNGAGKSTLLKLAASVTSPQKGRVTLDGEPAGTPSYRRTVAWMPQDIVPMPTLTAREYVAYIGWLKGMNRTDAWKQARKALVRVELSDKADARTSQLSGGQLRRVGVAGALVHGARVLLLDEPTAGMDPYQRRVFRDILRGLTGDVRVLLSTHDVADLAEEADHVTVVYDGSVLHHGNTDTFLTHTPPGTLEGRAAEAAYTALLRSRGVAA; from the coding sequence GTGACACTCGAACTCAGCAACTGCACCTACGGCTACCGGCGCTGGAAGCCGCCGGTGCTGCGGAATTTCTCCTACACCCTGCCGGACGGTCTCACCGTCCTGCTCGGTCCCAACGGCGCCGGCAAGTCGACCCTCCTGAAGCTCGCGGCCTCGGTGACCAGCCCGCAGAAGGGCCGCGTGACCCTGGACGGCGAGCCGGCGGGCACCCCGTCGTATCGCCGGACCGTGGCCTGGATGCCGCAGGACATCGTGCCCATGCCCACGCTGACGGCGCGCGAGTACGTCGCCTACATCGGCTGGCTCAAGGGGATGAACCGTACGGACGCCTGGAAGCAGGCCCGCAAGGCCCTGGTGCGCGTCGAGCTGTCCGACAAGGCGGACGCGCGCACGAGCCAGTTGTCCGGCGGCCAGCTGCGGCGCGTCGGTGTCGCCGGGGCACTGGTGCACGGCGCGCGGGTCCTGCTGCTGGACGAGCCCACCGCCGGAATGGACCCGTACCAGCGCCGGGTCTTCCGCGACATCCTGCGCGGACTGACCGGTGACGTACGGGTTCTGCTGTCGACCCACGATGTCGCCGACCTCGCGGAGGAGGCGGACCACGTCACCGTCGTGTACGACGGCTCGGTCCTCCACCACGGGAACACCGACACCTTCCTGACCCACACCCCGCCCGGCACCCTGGAGGGGCGGGCCGCGGAAGCGGCGTACACGGCACTGCTCAGAAGCCGGGGCGTCGCCGCCTGA
- a CDS encoding DUF397 domain-containing protein, giving the protein MTNGFDFVKSSYSSGSGECLEVARNIPGTIAIRDSKSPDGPILRLAPTTWTKFTATLH; this is encoded by the coding sequence GTGACGAACGGCTTCGACTTCGTGAAGTCCAGCTACAGCAGTGGAAGCGGCGAGTGCCTCGAAGTCGCCCGCAACATCCCCGGCACCATAGCCATCCGCGACTCCAAGTCCCCCGACGGCCCGATACTCCGGCTGGCCCCCACCACCTGGACGAAGTTCACGGCGACGCTGCACTGA
- a CDS encoding ATP-binding protein: MTEPPTTRDADPVPHEDRLDYTPLARSVTLARRRTARLVTEWGHPALAGDVALVVSELMTNALLHGSLRDRLIRVRITVTGVTLRVEVSDPRGERLPNPCLAADTDQFGRGLLLVGALSHRWGWEPRSVGKTVYAEWMLGADPAVGNPLVGVRE, from the coding sequence ATGACCGAACCCCCCACCACCCGCGACGCCGACCCCGTCCCCCACGAGGACCGCCTCGACTACACCCCCCTCGCCCGCAGCGTCACCCTCGCCCGACGCCGCACCGCACGCCTCGTCACCGAGTGGGGGCACCCCGCCCTCGCGGGTGATGTCGCCCTCGTCGTATCCGAGTTGATGACCAACGCCCTGCTGCACGGCAGCCTGCGGGACCGACTCATCCGGGTCCGCATCACAGTCACCGGGGTCACCCTCCGCGTCGAGGTCAGCGACCCGCGCGGCGAACGGTTGCCGAACCCGTGCCTGGCAGCCGACACGGATCAGTTCGGCCGGGGATTACTCCTGGTCGGAGCCCTGTCCCACCGCTGGGGGTGGGAGCCCCGTTCCGTCGGCAAGACCGTGTACGCGGAGTGGATGCTCGGGGCCGACCCCGCCGTGGGCAATCCGCTTGTCGGCGTGCGGGAGTGA
- a CDS encoding mechanosensitive ion channel family protein, producing MSLSAVLLAAATPSPSPSPSETAATVPSLQDAQESATNAASWVEQNWSTWLAIGLRVLLIVVIAAVLRMTVRRAITKLIDRMNRTVESVDGTALGGLLVNAERRRQRSQAIGSVLRSVASFVILGTAALMVLATFEINLAPLLASAGVAGVAIGFGARNLVTDFLSGVFMILEDQYGVGDQIDAGVASGEVIEVGLRVTKLRGDNGEIWYVRNGEVKRIGNLSQGWATAGVDVTVKASENLDRVKATLDSVTEKMSKEEPWNELLWGPIEVLGLDSVLIDSMVVRLSAKTMPGKSVTVERELRWRVKRAFDEANIRIVGGATANPVDDAADPTEAVAAPSVYSNSDSPQVAATSPLSSQRPGTR from the coding sequence GTGTCCTTGTCCGCCGTCCTACTGGCCGCCGCTACGCCGTCGCCGTCCCCGAGCCCTTCGGAGACAGCGGCGACCGTGCCCTCGCTCCAGGACGCCCAGGAGAGCGCGACCAACGCCGCCAGCTGGGTGGAGCAGAACTGGTCCACATGGCTGGCGATAGGTCTCCGGGTGCTGCTGATCGTGGTGATCGCGGCGGTCCTGAGAATGACGGTGCGGCGGGCGATCACCAAGCTGATAGACCGGATGAACCGAACGGTCGAATCGGTGGACGGCACGGCACTGGGCGGCCTCCTGGTGAACGCGGAACGCCGCCGCCAGCGCTCCCAGGCGATCGGCTCGGTCCTCCGCTCCGTGGCGTCGTTCGTGATCCTGGGCACAGCCGCACTGATGGTGCTGGCGACCTTCGAGATCAACCTCGCCCCTTTGTTGGCGTCAGCCGGTGTCGCGGGCGTGGCGATCGGTTTCGGCGCCCGCAACCTCGTCACGGACTTCCTCTCCGGCGTCTTCATGATCCTTGAGGACCAGTACGGCGTCGGCGACCAGATCGACGCGGGCGTCGCCTCCGGCGAGGTCATCGAGGTCGGCCTCCGCGTGACCAAGCTCCGCGGCGACAACGGCGAGATCTGGTACGTCCGCAACGGCGAGGTCAAGCGCATCGGCAACCTGTCCCAGGGCTGGGCGACGGCCGGGGTCGACGTCACCGTGAAGGCCTCCGAGAACCTGGACCGGGTGAAGGCCACGCTCGACTCGGTCACGGAGAAGATGAGCAAGGAAGAGCCCTGGAACGAGCTGCTCTGGGGCCCGATCGAAGTCCTCGGCCTGGACAGTGTGTTGATCGACTCGATGGTCGTCCGCCTCTCCGCCAAGACCATGCCGGGCAAGTCGGTGACCGTCGAGCGAGAACTGCGGTGGCGGGTGAAGCGGGCCTTCGACGAGGCGAACATCCGCATCGTCGGCGGGGCCACGGCGAACCCGGTGGACGACGCGGCGGACCCGACGGAGGCGGTCGCGGCGCCGTCGGTGTACTCGAACTCCGACTCGCCTCAGGTGGCGGCCACCTCGCCGCTTTCTTCGCAGCGGCCGGGGACGCGGTAG
- a CDS encoding HNH endonuclease, with product MPHVLVLNASYEPLGVVPLRRALVLVLENKAVSLEESGAFMHSATVTVPAPSVVRLKRFVRVPYRGPVPLTRRALFARDGGRCMYCGGVATSVDHVIPRSRGGKHAWDNVVASCRRCNHTKADRHLFEIGWRLRHKPAPPTGLAWRIIGTGHRDPRWLPYLQPYGAEDAMARIDGISA from the coding sequence GTGCCGCATGTCCTGGTCCTCAACGCGTCGTACGAGCCACTCGGCGTCGTACCGCTCCGCCGCGCGCTCGTCCTCGTCCTGGAGAACAAGGCTGTCTCCCTTGAGGAATCCGGCGCCTTTATGCACAGCGCAACCGTCACAGTCCCCGCACCCAGCGTGGTCCGGCTCAAGCGATTCGTACGGGTTCCCTATCGGGGGCCCGTTCCTCTCACCCGCCGGGCGCTCTTCGCGCGCGACGGGGGCCGGTGCATGTACTGCGGTGGCGTCGCAACCAGCGTCGACCATGTCATTCCGCGCAGCCGCGGGGGCAAGCACGCCTGGGACAACGTGGTGGCGTCCTGCCGCCGCTGCAACCACACGAAGGCCGACCGGCACCTCTTCGAGATCGGCTGGCGGCTGCGCCACAAACCCGCCCCACCCACCGGCCTGGCCTGGCGCATCATCGGGACAGGTCATAGGGACCCGCGCTGGCTGCCGTACCTGCAGCCATACGGCGCGGAGGACGCGATGGCCCGGATCGACGGCATCTCCGCCTGA
- the malQ gene encoding 4-alpha-glucanotransferase, whose translation MTAPRPADTLGEDLSRLAELHGVATAYSPSPDRAVPASAVAVVAALAALGVDASTPQATAAALAARRQELAERLLPPTIVGRYGGTPAALDALPEGTVLHIETEQGEVRASAEQLPPGVHHLTATAPDGRSAEAQLVVAPDRLPAPAERSYGLMVQVYSLLSRRSWGMGDLGDLGELTAWAGRSLGAGFVQVNPLHAAVPGAPTDPSPYRPSSRRFPDPVYLRVEDVPEFAYVEEGEREQLRGLLAQAGRLRESVLDKGALIDRDAVWELKREALELVREVPLGPGRRAAYVDFLAREGEALEDHATWYALAEVHGSNWREWPAALRDPRSPETARARGELMDRVDFHCRLAWLTDDQLTAAQRAARDAGMPIGVVHDLAVGVHPDGADAWAQQEYFAGGMSVGAPPDAFNSLGQDWGLPPWRPDRLAESGYAPYRRLLRALFRYAGALRIDHVMGLFRLWWVPQGHPPTEGTYVRYDAEVMLAILALEASRAGSVVIGEDLGTVEPGVRETLQERGVLGTSVLWFERDWEGDGRPLAPESWRADCLATATTHDLPPTAARLTGEHVELRDRLGLLTRPVEEERIESATDVGEWLALLSRLGLYEHATGGGRPASEEEAEIHAVHRFLLRTPARMIGVWLPDTVGDRRPQNLPGTWDQYPNWRLPIADAEGRPVTLEELAASPRLHALVDVLRAGSDEGTEAGEEEGP comes from the coding sequence ATGACCGCACCCCGGCCTGCCGACACCCTCGGCGAGGACCTGTCCCGGCTCGCCGAACTGCACGGCGTCGCCACCGCCTACAGCCCCTCCCCGGACCGCGCGGTCCCCGCCTCGGCCGTCGCGGTCGTCGCCGCGCTGGCCGCCCTCGGCGTCGACGCGAGCACCCCGCAGGCCACCGCCGCGGCACTCGCCGCCCGCCGACAGGAGCTGGCCGAACGGCTGTTGCCGCCCACGATCGTGGGCCGGTACGGCGGTACGCCCGCAGCGCTCGACGCGCTGCCCGAGGGCACCGTGCTGCACATCGAGACCGAGCAGGGCGAGGTGCGGGCGAGTGCCGAGCAACTCCCGCCCGGCGTCCACCACTTGACCGCCACCGCGCCGGACGGCCGGAGCGCCGAGGCCCAACTCGTCGTCGCCCCTGACCGGTTGCCCGCGCCCGCGGAACGGTCGTACGGGCTGATGGTGCAGGTGTATTCGCTGCTCTCGCGGCGCTCCTGGGGCATGGGTGACCTCGGTGATCTGGGTGAACTCACCGCCTGGGCCGGGCGATCGCTCGGGGCCGGGTTCGTCCAGGTCAACCCCCTGCACGCGGCCGTGCCCGGCGCGCCCACCGACCCGTCGCCGTACCGGCCGTCCTCGCGCCGCTTCCCCGACCCGGTGTATCTGCGGGTCGAGGACGTCCCCGAGTTCGCCTACGTCGAGGAGGGCGAGCGGGAGCAGCTGCGCGGACTCCTCGCGCAGGCCGGGCGACTGCGTGAATCCGTCCTGGACAAGGGCGCGTTGATCGACCGCGACGCCGTGTGGGAGCTGAAGCGGGAGGCGCTGGAACTCGTCCGCGAGGTCCCCCTCGGACCCGGACGACGGGCCGCCTACGTCGACTTCCTCGCCCGCGAGGGCGAGGCGCTGGAGGACCACGCCACCTGGTACGCGCTCGCCGAGGTGCACGGCTCGAACTGGCGGGAGTGGCCGGCCGCCCTGCGCGACCCGCGCTCACCCGAAACCGCCCGCGCCCGGGGCGAGTTGATGGACCGCGTCGACTTCCACTGCCGCCTCGCCTGGCTCACCGACGACCAGCTCACCGCCGCCCAGCGGGCCGCGCGGGACGCGGGCATGCCGATCGGGGTCGTGCACGACCTCGCCGTCGGGGTGCATCCGGACGGTGCCGACGCCTGGGCGCAGCAGGAGTATTTCGCCGGCGGCATGTCGGTCGGCGCGCCCCCGGACGCCTTCAACTCCCTCGGCCAGGACTGGGGTCTGCCCCCGTGGCGCCCCGACCGTCTCGCCGAGTCGGGCTACGCCCCGTACCGCCGCCTGCTCCGCGCGCTCTTCCGCTACGCCGGCGCCCTCCGCATCGACCACGTCATGGGCCTGTTCCGCCTCTGGTGGGTCCCGCAGGGGCACCCGCCCACGGAAGGCACCTACGTCCGCTACGACGCCGAGGTCATGCTCGCGATCCTCGCGCTGGAGGCGTCCCGCGCCGGGTCGGTGGTGATCGGCGAGGACCTCGGGACCGTGGAACCGGGTGTCCGCGAGACCTTGCAGGAGCGGGGGGTGCTCGGCACGTCGGTGCTGTGGTTCGAGCGGGACTGGGAGGGCGACGGGCGTCCGCTCGCGCCGGAGAGCTGGCGGGCCGACTGCCTGGCCACCGCCACCACCCACGACCTGCCGCCCACCGCGGCCCGGCTCACCGGCGAACACGTCGAACTCCGCGACCGGCTGGGCCTGTTGACCCGGCCGGTGGAGGAGGAACGGATCGAGTCCGCCACCGACGTGGGGGAGTGGCTGGCGCTGCTGTCCCGGCTCGGCCTCTACGAACACGCCACGGGCGGCGGCCGTCCCGCGTCCGAGGAGGAGGCCGAGATCCACGCCGTCCACCGTTTCCTGCTCCGCACCCCGGCCCGGATGATCGGCGTCTGGCTGCCCGACACCGTCGGCGACCGGCGCCCGCAGAACCTGCCCGGCACGTGGGACCAGTATCCGAACTGGCGCCTGCCGATCGCCGATGCGGAGGGCCGGCCGGTGACGCTGGAGGAGTTGGCCGCCTCGCCGCGGCTGCACGCGCTGGTGGATGTGCTGCGGGCGGGGTCGGACGAGGGGACGGAGGCCGGTGAGGAAGAGGGCCCGTGA
- a CDS encoding helix-turn-helix domain-containing protein, whose translation MNRSAELGNRASTVLGRKLGSELLRLRDAAGKTQQQAAETISATNSKIVKMERGWVPMRDPDIRVLCEFYGLDESKSVARLLELAKLDRERRKAKGWWQHSPQAEAMAEYIAMEDVATRVRTWQQAFVPGLLQTPEYARAVVVSEGLWQDPDEIEGFVDVRMRRQARLSAPEPLQVYAVIGEGALRQQVGGPEVMRAQLQNLLKTAQLHNVRLQVLPFRAGGHACMAGSFNIISFAESEAVDVVHVDSIAATVWVENDAESSTYSSFFERTARLSLAPKDSLSLIESISEDMQ comes from the coding sequence GTGAACCGATCAGCTGAACTGGGAAACAGAGCGTCAACTGTGCTGGGACGCAAGCTCGGTAGCGAGCTGCTGCGCCTGCGTGACGCCGCTGGAAAAACCCAGCAACAGGCCGCCGAGACCATCAGTGCGACCAACTCGAAGATCGTGAAGATGGAACGGGGCTGGGTGCCCATGCGGGACCCCGACATCCGGGTGCTGTGCGAGTTCTACGGGCTGGACGAGTCGAAATCCGTAGCCCGGCTGCTGGAGTTGGCGAAACTCGACCGTGAACGCCGCAAGGCCAAGGGATGGTGGCAGCACTCGCCGCAGGCAGAGGCCATGGCCGAGTACATCGCGATGGAGGATGTGGCGACCCGCGTACGGACCTGGCAACAGGCCTTCGTACCCGGCCTGTTGCAGACACCCGAGTACGCACGAGCGGTGGTCGTCAGTGAGGGGCTGTGGCAGGACCCCGACGAGATCGAGGGTTTCGTCGACGTCCGCATGAGACGTCAGGCTCGCCTGTCAGCACCCGAGCCGCTCCAGGTCTACGCGGTGATCGGAGAAGGCGCGCTACGACAGCAGGTCGGCGGCCCCGAGGTGATGCGCGCGCAGTTGCAGAACCTGCTGAAGACGGCCCAACTCCACAATGTCCGCCTCCAGGTGCTGCCCTTCCGGGCCGGTGGCCACGCCTGCATGGCAGGCTCGTTCAACATCATCTCCTTCGCGGAGTCCGAGGCGGTGGACGTGGTCCACGTCGACAGCATCGCGGCTACCGTGTGGGTCGAGAACGATGCCGAAAGCTCGACGTACAGTTCGTTCTTCGAACGCACGGCACGGCTGAGCCTGGCCCCCAAGGACTCGCTCAGCCTGATCGAGAGCATCAGCGAGGACATGCAGTGA